From a region of the Candidatus Poribacteria bacterium genome:
- a CDS encoding ABC transporter ATP-binding protein — protein sequence MLAVEVADLSYAYGEREALRKVSFGVPRGSVFGIVGPNGSGKSTFFKTLATLLRPTTGNAIVFGDSVLDGPARVRQHIGVVFQESGLDGKLTLEENLHHHARLFGMRRARRRERIDTVLDRTGLDDRRRDLVEELSGGLRRRGDVAQSLLHEPKLLLLDEPSTGLDPVARRELWRYLDEIRAERDLTILVTTHLMDEADRCDELALLHRGELVALASPQTLKDEMGYDVITIHCEDAGALSRSIRDRFPLEPRVKSGTIRIEVEHGHRWIAKLVEAFPDTMDSVNLSKPSIEDVFVTRTGASIVAEDAAGASA from the coding sequence ATGCTTGCCGTCGAGGTCGCGGACCTCTCCTACGCCTACGGCGAGCGCGAAGCGCTGCGCAAGGTCTCCTTCGGGGTTCCGCGAGGCTCCGTCTTTGGGATCGTCGGTCCCAACGGCAGCGGCAAATCCACCTTCTTCAAGACGTTGGCGACGCTCCTTCGACCCACGACCGGCAACGCCATCGTGTTCGGGGACAGCGTGCTGGACGGACCCGCCCGCGTGCGGCAGCACATCGGGGTCGTCTTCCAGGAATCCGGGCTCGACGGCAAGCTGACGCTCGAAGAGAACCTCCACCACCACGCGCGGCTGTTCGGCATGCGGCGAGCTCGTCGCCGGGAGCGCATCGACACGGTTCTCGATCGCACAGGTCTCGACGACCGACGGCGCGATCTGGTCGAAGAGCTTTCCGGCGGGCTGAGACGTCGGGGCGACGTCGCGCAGAGCCTTCTCCACGAGCCGAAGCTGCTCCTGCTGGACGAGCCGTCGACGGGGCTGGACCCCGTCGCCCGGCGCGAACTGTGGCGCTATCTGGACGAGATCCGAGCGGAACGCGACCTGACGATCCTCGTCACCACGCACCTGATGGACGAGGCGGACCGCTGCGACGAGCTCGCCTTGCTCCATCGCGGCGAGCTCGTCGCCCTCGCATCGCCCCAGACGCTGAAGGACGAAATGGGCTACGACGTCATCACGATCCATTGCGAGGACGCCGGCGCGCTCAGCCGAAGCATCCGCGATCGATTCCCGCTGGAACCCCGTGTCAAGAGCGGCACGATCCGCATCGAGGTGGAACACGGACACCGTTGGATCGCCAAGCTGGTCGAGGCGTTCCCCGACACGATGGATTCGGTGAACCTGAGCAAGCCGTCCATCGAGGACGTGTTCGTGACGCGCACGGGCGCTAGCATCGTCGCCGAAGACGCCGCAGGAGCGTCCGCATGA
- a CDS encoding multidrug ABC transporter permease, translated as MTARLLPIWSLWSRELIRFVRQRNRVIGALGPPILVWFFIGSGFGSSFRGPGSESGVGYLEYLYPGIITLVVLFTAIFSSISVIEDRREGFLNGVLVTPISRSSIVLGKMLGGSSQAFIQGCLLLALAPFLGMSLSPLRVLTVLLALGVVALSTTALGFATAWGTDSTQGYHAIMNMLLMPMWMLSGAFFPLSGAPRWLHTIMLANPMTYGLSALRGAFYGDAVGQGLAPVHFGTALAIVAGFGGAMFGVAVMTANRAKP; from the coding sequence ATGACCGCCCGGTTGTTGCCCATCTGGAGCCTGTGGTCGCGCGAGCTCATTCGGTTCGTCCGCCAGCGGAACCGCGTCATCGGGGCGCTGGGCCCGCCGATTCTCGTCTGGTTCTTCATCGGTTCCGGCTTCGGGAGCTCATTCCGCGGGCCCGGCTCCGAAAGCGGAGTCGGCTATCTCGAATACCTCTATCCGGGAATCATCACGCTGGTCGTGCTGTTCACGGCGATCTTCTCGTCCATCTCGGTCATTGAAGACCGACGCGAGGGATTCCTGAACGGCGTGCTGGTGACGCCGATCTCTCGGTCATCCATCGTGTTGGGCAAGATGCTGGGAGGATCGAGCCAGGCGTTTATCCAGGGATGCCTGCTGCTGGCGCTGGCTCCCTTCCTGGGCATGTCCCTCTCTCCACTGCGCGTTCTCACGGTGCTGCTGGCGCTGGGAGTCGTCGCGCTGAGCACGACGGCGCTCGGATTCGCGACGGCGTGGGGAACCGACTCGACGCAGGGCTACCACGCGATCATGAACATGCTGTTGATGCCGATGTGGATGCTCTCCGGCGCGTTCTTCCCACTTTCGGGCGCGCCGCGTTGGCTCCATACCATCATGCTGGCGAACCCGATGACCTACGGATTGTCGGCTCTGCGAGGAGCCTTCTACGGCGATGCCGTCGGGCAAGGGCTCGCGCCGGTGCATTTCGGGACCGCACTCGCCATCGTCGCGGGATTCGGCGGGGCGATGTTCGGTGTCGCGGTCATGACGGCGAACCGCGCCAAGCCGTGA